From the genome of Mesorhizobium japonicum MAFF 303099, one region includes:
- a CDS encoding ABC transporter substrate-binding protein yields the protein MKMSANSRKSVARRIMLSSLFAGGFFTSTAMADTLRVIADTDLKTVDPIVTTSGTTLVHAYLIYDKLFEFDKDGIARPELADKVDISADKKSYTITLRKGLKFSDGGAITTDDVLQSLKRWASRDQTGQLLAARLKEMTKVDDLTFRVELSQPFDVPAALAGITGNPAFIMPKRVASLPPTDQLTDTTGSGPYQFDYTSWKPGQTRIYIKNPNYVPRNDPPSFFAGKKEATFDKIEMSYVPDANTAMAQMLTGQQDIWPGPPMDNALALKANPDLVVAKGFFTQGLYVINHVVRPFDNVKAREALTYLIDQAEINRAAVGDQEFWHTCYAYLTCEGTYGDESAYTGHRGAADFDKAKKLLEEAGYDGKPIVVLDPTDWSEAHARALYMAQQLRKAGAQVDLQAMDWSTLTSRRTSKAPASEGGWNLFPNIMEGQPASSPLTHLMLAANCDKAWFGWPCDKGIEDLRAAFISAGDLSEKKKIASEIQARASTYLPFIMTGENTAAVVYRADIEGFNPETPEVYFWNIRRKSK from the coding sequence ATGAAGATGAGCGCGAATAGCCGCAAAAGCGTGGCGAGGCGGATAATGCTTTCGTCGTTGTTTGCCGGGGGTTTTTTCACCAGCACGGCAATGGCCGATACGCTTCGCGTGATAGCTGACACAGATCTCAAAACCGTAGATCCTATAGTAACGACATCTGGCACGACCTTGGTTCACGCCTATCTGATCTACGACAAATTGTTCGAGTTCGACAAAGACGGCATCGCCCGTCCCGAGTTGGCTGACAAAGTCGATATTAGTGCCGACAAGAAAAGCTATACGATCACGCTTCGGAAAGGCCTGAAATTTTCCGATGGAGGCGCGATCACGACCGACGACGTTCTGCAATCCCTCAAGCGCTGGGCTTCCCGGGACCAAACCGGGCAGTTGTTGGCTGCCAGGCTCAAGGAAATGACGAAAGTCGATGATCTGACATTTCGCGTTGAGCTGAGCCAGCCGTTCGACGTGCCCGCTGCGCTTGCCGGTATCACGGGCAACCCTGCTTTTATCATGCCCAAGCGGGTTGCGTCGTTGCCGCCAACGGACCAGTTAACGGACACGACAGGCTCCGGACCCTATCAATTTGACTATACGTCTTGGAAACCAGGGCAGACACGCATCTATATCAAAAATCCCAATTACGTTCCGCGGAATGACCCGCCGAGCTTCTTCGCCGGCAAGAAAGAGGCGACTTTCGACAAGATCGAAATGTCTTACGTGCCGGATGCAAACACCGCAATGGCGCAGATGCTGACGGGGCAACAGGACATCTGGCCAGGTCCTCCAATGGATAATGCTCTGGCCTTGAAAGCTAATCCGGACCTCGTGGTAGCGAAGGGATTCTTCACGCAAGGCCTTTACGTCATAAACCACGTTGTGCGTCCGTTCGATAACGTCAAGGCGCGTGAAGCCCTCACCTATCTGATTGACCAGGCTGAGATCAATCGCGCCGCAGTGGGAGACCAGGAATTTTGGCACACGTGCTATGCCTATCTGACCTGTGAGGGGACGTACGGCGACGAGTCCGCCTATACCGGCCATCGGGGGGCAGCCGATTTTGACAAGGCGAAAAAGCTCCTTGAAGAGGCCGGTTACGACGGAAAGCCGATAGTGGTACTCGACCCCACAGATTGGTCTGAAGCCCATGCAAGGGCTCTGTACATGGCGCAGCAACTGAGAAAGGCCGGTGCTCAGGTTGACCTGCAAGCGATGGATTGGTCGACTCTGACGTCGCGCCGTACGTCTAAGGCGCCGGCTTCCGAAGGCGGCTGGAACCTGTTCCCTAATATCATGGAGGGCCAGCCAGCCTCGTCTCCGCTTACACATCTCATGCTTGCCGCTAACTGTGACAAGGCTTGGTTCGGATGGCCCTGCGACAAGGGTATCGAGGACTTGCGGGCGGCATTCATCAGCGCCGGGGACCTTAGTGAGAAGAAAAAGATCGCCAGTGAAATCCAGGCCCGCGCATCTACCTATCTGCCCTTCATCATGACGGGAGAGAACACCGCGGCCGTTGTCTACCGAGCCGACATCGAAGGGTTTAACCCCGAAACGCCTGAAGTGTACTTCTGGAATATCCGGCGCAAGAGCAAGTAG
- a CDS encoding ABC transporter permease codes for MIRYLITRMLSIIPVMGVVTAVVFGLTYLSPGDAAVVLAGDYASPAQIAAIRERLHLDAPIVPQYFHWLGSVLRGDLGNSIFSEQPVLALILSRVEPTIILAIAATLVSVIIAVPLGLLAARKRGGIADQLVSFFGIAGTAIPAFLIGYLLIFTFGVYFGSMPISGFPGLDSGAWEVLRHVLLPATMLGFAQTALITRITRASAIEVLNQDFIRVARAKGLDEFTIIMRHCLRLIAVPLVTIVGMSFAYMLGGVVITETVFAIPGVGRLLVDAIQHKDVPVIQGVLLISSFVYVLINLMVDLSYLFFDPRIKYT; via the coding sequence GTGATCAGGTATCTCATCACCAGAATGCTTTCCATCATACCGGTGATGGGGGTCGTAACCGCCGTTGTTTTCGGGCTGACTTATTTGAGCCCGGGAGATGCGGCGGTCGTACTGGCGGGCGACTATGCGTCGCCCGCCCAGATCGCTGCTATTCGAGAGCGGCTTCACCTGGATGCTCCAATTGTACCCCAGTACTTTCATTGGCTGGGGAGCGTCCTGCGGGGCGATCTCGGAAATTCGATCTTTTCTGAACAGCCGGTATTGGCTCTCATCCTCTCGCGAGTCGAACCGACAATCATTCTGGCAATCGCCGCAACTCTTGTCTCTGTCATCATCGCTGTGCCGTTGGGGCTGCTTGCTGCGCGGAAAAGGGGCGGCATTGCCGATCAACTGGTATCGTTCTTCGGTATTGCTGGAACGGCAATACCCGCCTTCCTGATTGGCTATTTGCTGATATTTACGTTCGGGGTGTACTTTGGATCAATGCCCATCTCGGGGTTCCCTGGGCTCGATAGCGGAGCATGGGAAGTTTTGAGACATGTGCTTCTGCCTGCAACCATGTTGGGATTTGCGCAGACCGCGCTGATCACTCGGATCACGAGAGCGAGTGCGATCGAGGTCCTTAACCAGGACTTCATTCGGGTCGCGCGGGCAAAAGGCCTCGATGAGTTCACAATTATCATGCGGCACTGCCTTAGGCTCATCGCCGTGCCTCTCGTTACGATAGTTGGAATGTCGTTTGCCTATATGCTTGGCGGCGTGGTGATCACCGAGACAGTGTTTGCCATCCCCGGGGTTGGACGTCTCTTGGTCGATGCCATCCAACACAAGGATGTCCCAGTGATTCAGGGTGTCTTGCTAATAAGCTCGTTTGTATATGTTCTCATAAATCTGATGGTCGACCTGTCATATCTGTTTTTCGACCCACGAATTAAATACACTTAA
- a CDS encoding ABC transporter permease — MTISMSWRQDRRLPTPLLVASIFVLVVALVSFSAPILTSVDPLSMTPDARLKPPSHSHLLGTDMFGRDILARVLYGGQISLVIGLATAALATTIGTILGLVAGAGQLSDKILMRIMDGMMAIPGILLAIALATIFGGGVLTVIVALAIPEVPGVARLARSLTLTLREQVFVEAARSYGAGPLRILFRYILPNALAPIAVQATYICGVAILYEAYLSFVGVGVPPEHPSWGNIVAEGRSFALIAPHMILYPSVLIAVVVLAINLIGDGARDMLDPRFALPD, encoded by the coding sequence ATGACGATTTCTATGTCGTGGCGACAAGACAGGCGCCTACCGACTCCTTTGCTGGTGGCCTCAATTTTTGTGCTCGTTGTTGCATTGGTGTCGTTTTCGGCGCCGATCCTCACCAGCGTTGATCCCTTGTCCATGACGCCGGATGCAAGGCTCAAGCCACCTAGCCATAGTCATTTGCTGGGAACCGATATGTTCGGGCGCGACATTCTCGCGCGTGTGCTTTACGGGGGGCAGATTTCGCTCGTGATCGGATTGGCTACAGCGGCTCTAGCGACAACAATCGGAACGATACTGGGCCTTGTCGCCGGAGCCGGGCAACTCTCAGACAAGATCTTGATGAGGATCATGGACGGCATGATGGCTATACCCGGGATCCTGCTTGCGATTGCTTTGGCGACGATCTTTGGTGGTGGGGTCTTGACCGTGATCGTAGCTTTGGCCATCCCGGAAGTGCCGGGTGTCGCGCGCCTGGCTCGGAGCTTGACGCTGACACTCCGTGAGCAAGTTTTCGTCGAGGCAGCTCGGTCCTACGGCGCTGGGCCTCTGCGTATTCTGTTCAGATACATCCTGCCGAACGCGTTGGCGCCAATCGCTGTGCAGGCCACGTATATCTGCGGCGTGGCGATCCTTTATGAGGCTTACCTCAGCTTTGTGGGTGTTGGGGTTCCACCCGAGCACCCGAGTTGGGGCAACATTGTTGCCGAGGGGCGGTCCTTTGCCCTGATCGCCCCACATATGATCCTCTATCCGAGCGTGCTCATTGCGGTTGTCGTGCTCGCAATCAATCTGATCGGCGATGGAGCACGGGACATGCTCGATCCGCGATTCGCCTTGCCTGATTGA
- a CDS encoding GntR family transcriptional regulator — MDNMLEQKKPRSKYRLQRQSLPEALSESLRERILSGEFKEGDPLIQEAIAAEYECSRMPVREAFRQLEAAGLIVSKIHKGAIVSTLPSEQIMELFELRATLECDILSRSLEHLSDEELAHSAQILKRLEEAYHKRDIARVGALNWEFHRSLYRPAGRIQTLAILQGINVQIDRYIRIQLLLTSGFEEAEREHRQILSMCKERDRQVVEFMRGHIIRAGHNLLEALNKRRVNDPAV; from the coding sequence ATGGACAACATGTTGGAACAGAAGAAGCCGCGCTCGAAATATCGCCTTCAGAGGCAGAGCCTACCGGAGGCGCTATCGGAGTCGTTGCGGGAACGCATTCTCAGTGGCGAGTTCAAAGAGGGCGACCCCCTGATACAAGAAGCGATCGCAGCCGAATACGAATGCAGCCGAATGCCTGTGCGCGAGGCATTTCGCCAGTTGGAAGCAGCAGGATTGATCGTTTCCAAGATTCACAAGGGTGCTATTGTTTCGACATTGCCATCCGAACAGATCATGGAATTGTTCGAACTTCGGGCAACGCTGGAGTGCGATATTCTCAGCCGCTCGCTAGAGCATCTCTCGGACGAAGAGTTGGCTCACTCCGCGCAGATTCTCAAGCGACTCGAAGAGGCATATCACAAGCGGGACATTGCCCGAGTAGGCGCTTTGAACTGGGAGTTTCACCGCAGTCTCTATCGGCCCGCGGGACGCATTCAGACACTCGCCATTCTCCAAGGCATCAATGTCCAGATTGATCGATATATCAGGATTCAGCTACTTTTGACTTCCGGCTTCGAAGAAGCAGAGCGCGAACATCGCCAAATTCTGAGCATGTGCAAGGAACGCGACCGTCAAGTCGTGGAGTTTATGCGAGGGCACATAATCAGGGCTGGCCATAACCTTTTGGAAGCACTCAATAAGCGCCGAGTGAACGACCCCGCTGTATAA
- a CDS encoding dihydrodipicolinate synthase family protein, whose protein sequence is MAKWAGVFPAVTTKLTRDGKVDLRATKDSLDRLVKAGVSGVIVLPMLGENASMSLKDREDIIGGAVEVVAGRVPVLSGLAEITLDNAKANAKLYESFGAQGLMVFPSLGYKTDDRETVEWYKGVASASSLPIMIYNNPIAYGVDCTVNVLKQLVDTPEIVCVKEETGDIRRVTDMFVELGDRFSIFCGVDDLIVESCALGVTGWVSGMTNVWPSECVELFNLCIQNRYEEARALYHILTPSFHLDTHVKLVQYIKLAESLVYGAPEWTRAPRLPLVGEERDFVTSTIQLAIETLAKRVKKAA, encoded by the coding sequence ATGGCAAAGTGGGCTGGTGTATTCCCCGCAGTGACGACGAAGCTGACGAGGGATGGCAAGGTTGACCTTCGGGCGACCAAGGACAGCCTTGACCGCCTCGTCAAGGCAGGTGTTTCCGGCGTCATTGTGCTTCCCATGCTAGGCGAGAACGCTTCGATGTCGCTGAAGGATCGTGAAGACATCATCGGAGGTGCTGTCGAAGTCGTAGCTGGTCGTGTTCCGGTTCTCTCCGGCCTCGCCGAAATCACACTCGACAATGCGAAGGCAAACGCCAAGCTCTACGAATCGTTCGGCGCCCAGGGGCTCATGGTATTCCCAAGCCTTGGCTACAAGACCGACGATCGCGAAACGGTCGAGTGGTACAAGGGGGTCGCCAGCGCTTCCTCGCTTCCGATCATGATCTACAACAACCCGATCGCCTACGGCGTCGACTGCACGGTCAATGTTCTCAAGCAACTTGTCGACACCCCGGAAATCGTCTGCGTTAAGGAAGAAACTGGCGACATTCGTCGCGTCACCGACATGTTTGTCGAGCTCGGCGACCGCTTCAGCATCTTCTGCGGCGTCGACGATCTGATTGTGGAAAGTTGCGCGCTGGGTGTTACCGGCTGGGTCTCGGGCATGACCAACGTTTGGCCGTCAGAATGCGTCGAGCTCTTCAACCTCTGCATCCAAAACAGGTACGAGGAGGCGCGCGCGCTTTACCACATCCTGACGCCGTCCTTCCATCTCGACACCCACGTGAAGCTGGTTCAGTACATCAAGCTCGCCGAGAGCCTGGTCTACGGCGCACCGGAATGGACCCGTGCCCCGCGCTTGCCACTCGTCGGCGAAGAGCGTGACTTTGTCACATCGACGATTCAGCTAGCAATCGAGACCTTGGCCAAGCGGGTGAAGAAGGCCGCCTGA
- a CDS encoding M81 family metallopeptidase, whose amino-acid sequence MVHSTPTTFAGSKSARPRVAIAGFQHETNTFAPFGAPFDDFVRGGGWPAMTTGAAILDVFPPIEIPIGGFISAAKDTYELIPLVWAAAEPTSFVSDDAFERIAGMICDGIARAGPLDAIYLDLHGAMVVESYQDGEGELLRRVREIVGRDIPIMISLDFHANVTEAMVELSDGITIFRTYPHIDLADTGGRAFSLLEQRIRRGRPFIKAFRKTPFLIPLPAQCTDLEPCMSLYAGLQERVKGPVLNVDVALGFPLADIRECGPAVVAYGIDEVAVTAAADMQLSDMLEAEGRFHMSLLDVKEAVEHAARNGRKGSLIVLADVQDNPGCGGTSDTIGLLKGMVEGGLRNGVLGLLWDPETAEAAHTAGLGAELDVRLGGRYGYDSEPYLARVRVEALSDGVFKANGPCLGGVQVDLGRMARLLILNPGSSVQVVVSSVRFQCLDQDLLRAVGVEPRDQSVVAVKSAVHFRADFAPIAEEILTVESPGAHWCRNDILDYKNLRDGVRRMPISLATQPSEVKIAERRH is encoded by the coding sequence ATGGTTCATTCAACGCCGACAACCTTCGCCGGCTCCAAATCGGCTCGCCCACGAGTAGCCATTGCTGGTTTTCAACACGAAACCAACACGTTCGCACCGTTCGGCGCACCATTTGATGATTTTGTTCGGGGCGGCGGCTGGCCCGCTATGACTACCGGTGCGGCCATTCTCGATGTCTTTCCTCCGATTGAAATTCCCATCGGAGGGTTCATCAGCGCTGCGAAGGATACGTATGAGTTGATACCTTTGGTCTGGGCTGCTGCGGAACCAACCAGCTTCGTCTCCGATGACGCCTTTGAGCGAATTGCAGGAATGATTTGTGATGGGATCGCCCGCGCAGGTCCTCTCGATGCGATCTATCTCGACCTGCATGGCGCGATGGTCGTTGAATCTTATCAGGACGGGGAAGGGGAACTGTTAAGGCGCGTGCGAGAAATCGTCGGCCGAGATATTCCCATCATGATCAGCTTGGACTTTCATGCCAATGTCACCGAGGCCATGGTCGAGCTCTCCGACGGTATTACAATTTTCCGCACTTACCCTCACATAGACCTGGCTGACACAGGCGGACGCGCCTTCAGTTTACTGGAGCAGCGCATTCGCCGCGGGAGGCCCTTCATCAAGGCGTTCAGGAAGACTCCATTTCTGATCCCGCTACCTGCCCAGTGTACTGATCTAGAGCCATGCATGTCTCTTTATGCTGGGCTGCAAGAACGAGTCAAAGGACCAGTTCTGAACGTGGACGTCGCGCTGGGCTTTCCGTTGGCAGATATTCGCGAATGCGGGCCGGCAGTTGTCGCTTATGGGATCGACGAGGTAGCGGTCACAGCGGCGGCAGATATGCAACTAAGCGACATGCTGGAGGCCGAAGGACGATTCCATATGTCGCTCCTTGATGTAAAGGAAGCTGTCGAACATGCTGCGCGCAACGGGCGCAAAGGCTCGCTCATAGTCCTTGCCGATGTGCAGGATAATCCCGGCTGTGGGGGTACGTCAGACACCATTGGGCTTCTCAAAGGTATGGTCGAGGGCGGCCTTCGAAATGGCGTACTTGGCCTGCTTTGGGATCCAGAAACGGCTGAAGCAGCCCACACCGCAGGTCTAGGCGCTGAACTCGATGTGCGGCTTGGTGGACGCTATGGTTACGATTCGGAACCATATCTTGCCAGGGTTCGTGTGGAAGCACTTTCCGACGGGGTGTTCAAGGCTAATGGGCCATGCCTAGGCGGTGTGCAAGTAGATCTTGGCCGCATGGCGCGCTTGCTTATCCTTAACCCTGGATCCAGCGTGCAGGTCGTCGTATCAAGTGTCCGCTTTCAGTGTCTCGATCAGGATCTGCTACGGGCGGTTGGGGTAGAGCCGAGAGACCAGTCGGTTGTGGCAGTCAAAAGCGCAGTTCACTTCCGGGCCGACTTTGCACCTATCGCCGAAGAGATACTTACGGTGGAATCCCCTGGAGCGCATTGGTGCCGGAATGATATCCTTGACTATAAGAACCTGCGCGATGGCGTACGCAGGATGCCGATCTCGCTAGCTACGCAGCCGAGTGAGGTCAAGATTGCCGAGAGGCGACACTAA
- a CDS encoding ATP-grasp domain-containing protein, whose amino-acid sequence MAKRALILVEGSRTGLLYVQAAQRLGLSPITLSADPTQYDYIAAEGIEAIHVDTADLDALIGECSRLRATYEIAGITCAKESVYATVAKLCRHFDLPGPNPTSIERCCDKFTQRQLLAEAGVPVPSYRLAANAADIESYAAEIGLPVILKPAVGVGSSGVRLCRNGDELAEHTTYLLGGKHIWRSSPRILVEEFAQGPYYSTEIMGDEVIGIYAGEFGPEPYFVFREFTLPALLTDEEQERIVDVSLGCLRALGLGWGPTCIEFRWTKRGPVVIEVNPRLGGAPGPQLVQLTYGLDLVTEHIKLVIGEKWDLRRRHSHTAAARILVPDRDGTLDWIDGDNRATAVPGVAEVEFYIGPNTPIVRKGDHRDWIGHVIVASPSRALTEATLHRAVDLIDWSIAPFPTLGE is encoded by the coding sequence ATGGCCAAAAGAGCGCTTATCCTGGTTGAAGGCTCGAGGACTGGTCTGCTGTACGTCCAAGCGGCCCAGCGGCTTGGCCTTTCTCCAATTACTCTGTCGGCTGATCCGACGCAGTACGACTACATTGCGGCGGAAGGGATTGAGGCAATTCATGTCGATACAGCCGATCTCGATGCTTTGATCGGCGAATGTTCCCGGCTGCGTGCGACCTATGAGATTGCCGGAATTACGTGCGCCAAGGAGTCGGTCTATGCGACGGTTGCCAAGCTTTGCCGGCATTTCGATCTACCGGGACCAAACCCTACATCGATTGAACGATGTTGCGACAAATTCACCCAACGTCAACTCCTCGCGGAGGCCGGCGTTCCAGTACCGTCGTATCGCTTGGCAGCGAATGCGGCGGACATAGAAAGCTATGCCGCTGAAATCGGGCTGCCGGTAATTCTTAAGCCAGCCGTGGGTGTCGGCAGCAGCGGTGTCCGATTATGCCGCAACGGCGATGAGTTGGCCGAACACACGACCTATCTGTTGGGCGGGAAGCACATATGGCGATCTTCGCCGCGGATACTGGTCGAAGAATTCGCACAAGGCCCATACTATAGCACCGAGATAATGGGAGATGAGGTCATCGGGATTTACGCCGGTGAGTTCGGCCCCGAACCGTATTTCGTGTTTCGTGAATTCACCCTGCCGGCCCTACTGACTGACGAAGAGCAAGAGCGTATCGTCGACGTTTCGCTGGGGTGTTTGCGCGCTCTCGGCCTTGGCTGGGGGCCAACCTGCATAGAATTCCGATGGACGAAGCGTGGCCCAGTCGTCATTGAAGTTAATCCACGTCTTGGTGGCGCGCCCGGTCCTCAACTGGTTCAGCTAACTTACGGGCTCGACCTTGTCACCGAGCACATCAAGCTTGTCATCGGCGAGAAATGGGATTTGCGCAGAAGGCACTCGCACACGGCCGCCGCGCGAATCCTAGTTCCTGATCGCGATGGCACCCTTGATTGGATCGACGGCGACAATCGGGCAACTGCTGTACCAGGCGTCGCCGAGGTCGAATTCTACATTGGACCCAATACGCCGATCGTCAGGAAAGGCGATCACCGGGACTGGATCGGCCATGTTATCGTCGCCTCACCCAGTCGTGCGCTAACCGAAGCGACACTTCACCGGGCCGTCGATCTGATCGATTGGTCGATCGCACCATTTCCGACTCTTGGCGAATAG
- the proB gene encoding glutamate 5-kinase: protein MQEKIRETCLATKTVKLLSARRLIVKIGSAVVADAETGEIRGPWLETLIKDVVRFFARGQQVIIVTSGAVAAGSRHFKQLDRSLRIEEKQAAAAIGQIRLMIAYEQSLKRHGFGLGQVLLTSADVDNQRCRLNARSAFQQLLNVGAVPVINENDATATPEVCLGDNDRLAARVAQIAKADLLILLSDVDGLFTEDPHDNPLARMIPEVRRITPEIEIMASLSPARHGSGGMVTKLMAARIAMEAGCNVVIAKGSKSYPLAAIENGAPSTWFIPPARETATRGGR from the coding sequence ATGCAAGAAAAGATTAGAGAGACATGTCTTGCAACGAAGACGGTCAAATTGCTTTCGGCTCGCCGACTGATCGTGAAGATTGGCTCCGCAGTGGTTGCCGATGCGGAGACCGGAGAGATACGCGGTCCTTGGCTTGAAACGTTGATAAAGGATGTCGTCCGATTTTTCGCGCGCGGCCAGCAGGTGATCATAGTCACCTCCGGTGCTGTCGCGGCTGGATCACGTCACTTCAAGCAGTTGGACAGATCTTTGCGAATTGAGGAGAAGCAAGCGGCCGCCGCGATTGGTCAGATCCGACTGATGATCGCTTATGAACAGAGCTTGAAACGCCATGGGTTTGGCCTGGGGCAGGTGCTATTGACCAGCGCAGATGTAGACAACCAGCGTTGCCGCCTCAATGCGCGGTCAGCCTTTCAACAACTCCTCAACGTTGGCGCTGTACCCGTTATCAACGAGAACGACGCGACCGCAACGCCCGAGGTCTGTCTTGGCGACAATGATCGGCTGGCGGCAAGGGTCGCGCAAATTGCAAAGGCCGACCTTCTCATTCTGCTTTCCGACGTAGATGGCCTCTTTACGGAAGATCCACACGACAACCCGTTGGCTCGTATGATCCCAGAGGTGCGGCGCATTACCCCGGAGATAGAAATCATGGCCAGCCTTTCCCCCGCGCGCCATGGTTCGGGCGGCATGGTGACAAAGTTGATGGCAGCAAGGATAGCGATGGAAGCGGGCTGCAACGTGGTCATTGCGAAAGGAAGCAAGTCTTATCCGCTCGCCGCCATCGAGAACGGTGCGCCATCAACATGGTTTATTCCGCCCGCCAGGGAGACGGCAACACGCGGGGGCCGTTGA
- a CDS encoding GntR family transcriptional regulator yields MATPIAPKAKCPIRRQTLPDILVEALRERILSGEIRDGDSLVQETIAKEYEVSRVPVREALRQLEAQGLVSRRTHKGAVAISTKRETVIELLDLRILLECDILSHALSRYQETDLLAAEDILDELDKNYHDKDMPKRGEMNWKFHKCLYLPSGRSETLSIVEKIHQRTSHLVLVPLVESGRINASVDGHRELLRLCTERNSTAIDCLRRHIYSFIKSLPEEGFL; encoded by the coding sequence TTGGCAACTCCCATCGCGCCGAAAGCAAAATGTCCAATCAGACGACAAACTTTACCCGACATCCTCGTTGAGGCTTTGCGAGAGCGCATTCTTAGCGGCGAAATCCGGGACGGCGACTCCCTTGTGCAGGAAACTATCGCAAAAGAGTATGAGGTGAGCCGAGTGCCAGTTCGCGAGGCGCTCCGACAATTGGAGGCGCAAGGACTGGTCTCCCGCAGAACGCATAAAGGCGCCGTCGCCATTTCAACGAAGCGCGAGACAGTCATCGAACTGCTAGATCTCAGGATCCTTTTAGAATGCGATATTCTATCGCATGCACTTTCACGTTATCAGGAAACAGACCTATTGGCCGCCGAGGATATTCTCGATGAACTTGATAAAAATTATCATGACAAAGACATGCCTAAACGCGGGGAGATGAATTGGAAATTCCATAAATGCCTATACCTTCCGTCTGGCCGCTCAGAAACATTGTCGATTGTTGAGAAAATACACCAACGCACCAGTCACCTCGTTCTGGTACCGCTTGTAGAATCTGGTCGAATTAATGCTTCCGTTGATGGGCATCGAGAGCTTCTACGTCTATGCACTGAGCGCAATTCCACCGCAATAGACTGTCTTAGACGTCATATATATAGTTTTATCAAGTCGTTGCCAGAAGAAGGATTTTTATAG